In Phocoena phocoena chromosome 19, mPhoPho1.1, whole genome shotgun sequence, a genomic segment contains:
- the LIAT1 gene encoding protein LIAT1, protein MDCGGGDGVSGDGEEEEEREGCMAASQGSRLPPISGCASELTKRKVKKKKKKRKTKGSGKGHADKRQSRGLKTQPLSPSFRDILSPSKDHGPGPEHRQDRDESKLNPSYSSAICLPCFAEIEETLSNQINESLRWDGVLADPEAEKERIRIYKQNRRKRYRVWTLRGFHSGPGDEEAPENPAYLSDQTAAAAASSPR, encoded by the exons ATGGACTGCGGCGGTGGGGATGGGGTGTCGGGGGAcggcgaggaggaggaggagagagagggctgCATGGCGGCCTCGCAGGGGTCCAGACTGCCCCCCATCTCGGGCTGCGCCTCAGAACTGACCAAACGGaaggtgaagaagaaaaagaagaagagaaagaccaAGGGGTCTGGGAAGGGGCACG CGG ATAAACGTCAGAGTCGAGGCCTGAAGACCCAGCCGCTGTCTCCATCCTTCCGTGACATCTTAAGTCCCAGCAAAGATCATGGCCCGGGGCCAGAGCACAGACAGGACAGGGATGAAAGCAAGCTCAACccctcttactcctctgccatatGTCTCCCCTGCTTTGCCGAAATAGAAGAGACCCTTTCCAACCAGATCAACGAAAGTCTGCGTTGGGATGGCGTTCTCGCCGACCCAgaggcagaaaaggaaaggatTCGCATTTACAAGCAGAACCGGAGGAAGCGGTACCGGGTTTGGACCCTGAGGGGCTTCCACTCTGGCCCCGGTGACGAGGAGGCCCCAGAGAACCCAGCCTACCTCTCTGACCAGACGGCGGCAGCGGCGGCCAGCAGCCCTCGCTGA